The following proteins come from a genomic window of Numenius arquata unplaced genomic scaffold, bNumArq3.hap1.1 HAP1_SCAFFOLD_1574, whole genome shotgun sequence:
- the LOC141477690 gene encoding myosin-binding protein C, fast-type-like, with translation MLKRLKKMKVEPKKSEAFIRKLDPAYQVDKGNKIKLMVELSDPDLPLKWYKNGQLIKPSTKYVFENVGLKRILTIHKCSLADDAAYECRVNEEKCFTEVFVKEPPVTIAKGLDDQQVVVGERVVLEAEVSEEGAQVMWMKDGVELTREETFKYRFKKDGKKHFLIINEATKEDTGRYKIMTNGGESEADVIVDEKQLEVLQDMADLTVQATEQAVFKCEVSDEKVTGRWFKNGVEVRPSKRIHITHSG, from the exons atgCTCAAGCGCCTCAAAAAGATGAAGGTGGAGCCCAAAAAGAGcgaag ccttcatCCGGAAGCTGGACCCCGCGTATCAGGTGGACAAAGGGAATAAGATCAAGCTGATGGTGGAGCTCAGCGACCCCGACCTGCCCCTCAAGTGGTACAAGAACGGGCAGCTCATCAAACCCAGCACcaa gtacGTCTTCGAGAACGTGGGGCTGAAGCGCATCCTCACCATCCACAAATGCTCTTTGGCCGATGACGCCGCCTACGAGTGTCGGGTCAACGAGGAGAAGTGCTTCACCGAGGTCTTCGTCAAGg agccccccgtGACCATCGCCAAGGGGCTGGACGACCagcaggtggtggtgggggagcgGGTGGTGCTGGAGGCCGAGGTGTCGGAGGAGGGGGCCCAGGTCATGtg GATGAAGGACGGGGTGGAGCTGACGCGGGAGGAGACCTTCAAGTACCGCTTCAAGAAGGACGGGAAGAAGCACTTCCTCATCATCAACGAGGCCACCAAGGAGGACACCGGCCGCTACAAGATCATGACCAACGGGGGGGAGAGCGAGGCCGACGTCATCGTGGATg aGAAGCAGCTGGAGGTGCTGCAGGACATGGCCGACCTGACGGTCCAGGCCACGGAGCAAGCGGTCTTCAAGTGCGAGGTGTCGGACGAGAAGGTGACGGGGCGGTGGTTCAAGAACGGGGTGGAGGTGCGGCCCAGCAAGCGCATCCACATCACCCACAGCggcag